Part of the Debaryomyces hansenii CBS767 chromosome C complete sequence genome is shown below.
CATCCAGAATACCACTCGTTGATCACCCAAATTTACGATCGTGAATGTAAGTACACCGCAGACGATTCTGTCTTCGCTGTCAAGGACGATATTATCGTCGATTTCATTCCTGCCAAAaaggaattgaaagaaaaaggaATACAAAACGAATTACATTACGATATTGCCTTGACCTTAGAGTCGAGGATTCAAGAAAGCAGAAAAAGAATACATGATGCACAAAATGCTCTTGAACAGAAATTGATGGAAAAGCATTCGGTTGCACAAAACGGTGCACAAAACGGTACTAGTGCTGCTACTGCTGCTAGTTGAAGTTATATATTGCAATTGTATCTAAATATATGAGGATTAATTAATAGCCTTTGTAGTTGTAGCCCACTTTTTGGTATGTTTATAAGAACCAACATTATGCTGAATCAACCATGTGCTGAATCGTACTAGATGCGTGAAGTAGGTCTGATCCATAATGTGCAGTATTTCATGGAGAATTAATGGACCCAATAAACTAATGAAGAATGaagttttgataatatattctGACGAAGCATAAATCGAGAAACTATCATGGAGACGTCTAGATTAAGGAAGAAGATTACTAAGGCATGCGACAATTGTAAACGACGCAAGTTGAAAGTATGTTCATTTCTATCATCGTTCATAAATATCAGTTACTAACGATATTTTTAGTGTAGCGGAGATGTACCCTGTTTACTGTGTAAACAGAAAGATCTTGAGTGTGAATATATAAAGGTGGACAAGAGGACATTAAAGGGTCAAAAGAGGGGAATCAGGCGTAGTATTCCTGAAAACGATATTTCTGTCAAGATACTTGAAGAAGATCGAACGAATGATCAAAACTTTAATAGAAGTTCTAAAGGAAGTTCATTATCGACTGATATGGGGTTTCCAGAGCATTCGCCAGGatctattcaaaatgattatGGCATTCAGAAACTTGAAGGGCCTGGACGTCGTAGTCTGATGGCTTCAAAGAATGGAAATCATCATAACTCGGTGGGCCAAGCAAGCTCAACCGTAATACAGAACAATGCGCGGAGTATACCCCAGAATAGCAGGTATCTTCCAAGAAATTTGGAGCCATTACTTTCGTTCCCcatcgaagaagaaaaccAGAACAATGGACATGATAGGGATTCGGTTGACAGATCCTTTCGCAACATGCATCAGGAAAATGCTGCTGATGACGATATGGAAGATGAGTATGGATTATCGAATGAAGATGGAAAAAACACGAGGCTTTTAAGAGATTCAGGAGGCAATTTGCGCTATATTGGAGAGAGTAGCCCACTTTCTCTTTTGTTCGAGTGCCGTAATATCTTTTACAAAACCCTTGGCCATACTAAGTTTACAGATGACCCCCGTAGAATGAGTATAGTTGACCAACCTGGTAAGCTTTTATCGGGGATTGCAATTCAGTTACCAACAAGGGAAGAATGTGATATTTTGGTCCTGGTATTTGAGGAAAATATTAACCATACGTTTTATGTTTTTAATAGCAATTACCTCAGGCATGAGATAGTCGATTACATTTATAAATCCCCGAATCGAGCTCCTCATAATAAATTGGCTTTATTACATTTGGTGCTAGCGCTAGGGTCGCTATTTGCAGATATTTGCCCTGATTATTCCATTAAAGAACTAGATTATAATGATTCAGCGGCATATTTTGAAAGTGGATCTACATTAATTAGAAATTCGGAGGATACTGGTGGTCTTTGGGTAAGCGAGGCATATTTCTTGATCTACTTTTATTACCAATCAACTTGTAAAAGAAGTACTTCATGGCTCATGCTAAACATGGCAATTAAAAATGCACAAGCACTTGGTCTTCATAGAAggtttattaatgaatcgTTTAAAGATATGCGATACGTTAATCATAGGAGGCGGCTATGGCAAAGTCTATACATATGTGATCGTATTTCCTCTATTTTATTAGGAAGACCATTAAGTATTGGTGACTATGACTGGGATGATGTTGGATCAAGTGCACCACAAGGTCCTCTTagaaataatgatgatttcaGGGCTCTATGTCAAATGGAAATGGCAAAGATTGCTAAAATAAACGGTAAAATAGTAGAAAATTTTTATGGTGAGGGCAAGATAAACACCAATAGGGCAGGAAAATTggcaattgaattaaagaaatgGTCAATAAACTTAAGGAGTGAAATACAAATTGACAGACTTTTAACATGGGATGAAACCTTAAGCAAAGACATGTATTATGCTTTGCTTTTGACACACTTGTCACAGCTTTATGGAATTGTACTATTAAGCAGGCCATTTTTCATGTATTCgtcttttcaaaaaaaacaaGCTACAGAAAAAGTAGAACTTACATTGACAAATTTTCGTAATGCTTGTATAAAAGCATCGATTCTAACAATAAAGCTCATAGATTATTTTTTGGCAAAATGTCCTATGAGAATGGAACTGTTTACTACCATCAACTGTTGTTTTAACTCGGCACTTATATTAGGCCTTCAGATAATGCATGAGAAAGTTAATGAAGCTCAGGGAAAAAATACAGAATATAATCTCGTGCTTCTCATGGACACATTGGACAAAGCAAGAAATactttatcaaattatgGTCCAATGAGTGCAACTTCTGCAAGATTTAGTGACATTATAGGAAATATGCAATCTTCGTTAAAAGGTAAGTTCTCTATTCCAGCAGACAATGGAGCTGCACAAATGCAAGCCCGGATACATGCAACTCCCACTGCAGCAACATCTATGGGTTTTAATGATATTGGAGAAAAACATTTAAATGGCATAAATACTCCAGCGTTTAATGTAGCTCCAGGTTTGGATAACTTACTTGATTTCCAGCAATTTTTCTTGCCACCTGAAAGTACATCACCTTCGAACACGGAAACTAGTGACAAACAAGATATGCTCGACCTGTTCATGTATAATCTCGGAAATAGCGATATATTATTCGACAACCgaatataatacaattatCAACCCAGATGGCATTAATTTTAAGTAACAAGAATTTAACATAACTCATAAGTTTTGCAACGAAATTCATTTGATAGTAGCttacattatttaaaaatttagTAAAAGCAGGATTCAGGAAATCACTATTTGTATATaatctttattttatttctcGTTGTTTTTATTTCTCTTCTGACTGCAAATGCAAGATCTTGTAATATATGATGTTCTATTAAGTCGTCTATTCATAACTAAACCAATCGTAAATAATCTATTTGATAAACGACTCAATAGCCTCTAATACTTTttcgtcatcttcaatagCATGCCAGTGGCCCACTCCCTTCAACTGATATACTTGGCTATTTTGAAGGTTATCATTAATCACGGAAGCACACCCATCCCATGGTGCtgttttatcttcttcgcCCAATATGAGCAAAGTCCTCTTCTCATTTTTCTTATATAACTCTAAAAATGCGTCTGATTGGAGTCCAGCTTTCGATATTATTCCACAATTAGCTATATATCCGTCAGTATTCTGTCCAAAAACAAGCTCACGAATGAACGCCCGTTTGAGGTCTGTGCAATTAGATCCAACTGCGTTTTCCAGCACAGAGTTTGCTATGTCAGATAACGAATTACTTTTCTGGACAGATTGGATTCTTTGATCGAAAATTTCTATCATCCTTTCCGTTGGATGAACTGGACCCAAAAGTATATTCTGCTTAATCTCCAActtattcttgaattcaCTGTTCATATAATTAACTGTCATTCCTGACATTGAATGTCCAACGAGGGTTAATGGTCTACGCGAAAGATCCAATTCTAACAACAAGTTAAACACATCCTGGCCCATTGATTCGATAGAAATATCTGGACTTGATAGTGGTGTTCTACCAGCACCATTATTGTCAAGGACTAGACAAGTATGTTTTGAAGAGAGCCTTTTCGCAGTCGAATAATAAAAGTTTTGAGATGATCCAAGCCCATGCAAGAACACGATTACTGATTCTGCACTATTAGCAGTTTCAAATATGGTGTAACAGATATTCTTAGTTCTAGCAATTGATGTCGTAATCATGACTGTGGTTAAATCATATGAAAACTCAATTTTTAAGGGATGTttcttatttatatatagttCGCGGATATATGCAAAGCAAGCAATCCGGAAACCaaaatcatatataatCTAGTGTATAGCGAAATACATTTTGTCTTTTTCTCCGTAGTAATTAGAAATGACAAAATACGCTAAAGAATTAGtttcaaataaacaattaaaCAGTTTCGTTGAAGCCTTTTATAAGCAGTCTGATAGTAAACCTCCAGCTGAAGGCGACAAATATGCGAATTATTTTGCTCCGGAAGCTACACTTATTATGGGGGCAAATCTGGCCAATGGTTTAGACGAGATTAGACAATTGCGTCAGAATATATGGGCCAGCGTCTCAAAAAGACATCATGTAGTGCACAATGTGGCTGCTGTAAATGATACAGATATTTTACTCAATGGCCATGTTGATTATGTTTTGAATGATGGTTCAAGTTCAACCAAATCATGGGCTGCgtatattgaatttgagtCGCCAGCGCAAGAAAAAATGAAGTATTATCGAGTCTACATTTAATTTTCCTCCACCAAAAGATTATGAGATATCTCAGTATATAGAGTACGTATTTACATATGAATCCTAAATGCttatgattattattatgcCATATTAAAGTTCGATATCTATAAATCCGAGATAATTGGAGATCGGAAATCTCTCGGAAATGATAAGCGGAAATGCAACCTGAGAGCTTCCACGGAGTTGGTATagaacaatatatataagtgCTACATCtctaataatgaatgaATGGAGTAAGgattataaattaaaacATGACCGGATACTCACAACTCGTAGAAGCACAAAGAATTTTCAGCTCTTTACTTCAAGATCAGAACTTACCAGTGCCcgatgaattcaaatcattggCACAAGACGTAAGCTTCTATAATAACTCAGATAGCCTTGTATTACCTTGCAGATTAAAAGAATGTGAGATGGCAGCTGCTTTGAAGGGTTTAGAGGCTACGGCTGCGGTTGCTATTGCTAATTTGAGATACGGGgttaatgataatgcaAAGATTGACTTGCAGCATGCATTAATGTTCCTCTTCCTGACCTACTTGGCCTCGGTAGATGGTATGACTAAATTAGACAAGAATGTTGTGTCGAGATTGAAGCAAACTGATATAAATGAAGCGCAGTCAATTACGTACAGAAGAATGTCTGCAAATTTGTACAAAACTAAGGACGAGAGGTACTATCATATCCATGGGTCCTTAGAGGCGTCCACCACGTTGAACATGATTGGATTACCAGCATATGAGCCAGAACTTACCGAATATGAAGATgttatcaaagttattcAGGGAGCGGTAAGCAAGCTCGATTGTGATGACCTAGAAGCTTTGAATACCCAGAACCGCCAAGCTGGTATCGAGGCATTGACCGAAGAACAATTTTTAGAGACAAAGCATGGAAAAGTCATTCTGAAGGAACCATATTGGACAATTGAAAGTATGGAACAAGAAACCCCACCGGTAGCATTTGCATGTTCTACAGGCACAGATAAGCCAAAAATATTGCAAggaattaaaatattagaattgtGTCGTATCATTGCAGGTCCTACGATTGGTCGTATCCTTGCTGAATACGGTGCAGAAGTTATAAAAGTTACCTCTCCAAACCTTCCGGATGTGCCTTTTTTCCAAGTTGATGTGAATGTTGGTAAACATACCAcatcattgaatttaaagaatgaaCAGGATAGGGAAACTTTTGAGGCTTTACTTCGTGATGCCGATGTTATTCTTGATGGATATAGAACAAATGCAATTGAAAGATTGGGATATGGACCTTCAAATATTG
Proteins encoded:
- a CDS encoding DEHA2C14894p (similar to CA1084|IPF1036 Candida albicans); the encoded protein is MTGYSQLVEAQRIFSSLLQDQNLPVPDEFKSLAQDVSFYNNSDSLVLPCRLKECEMAAALKGLEATAAVAIANLRYGVNDNAKIDLQHALMFLFSTYLASVDGMTKLDKNVVSRLKQTDINEAQSITYRRMSANLYKTKDERYYHIHGSLEASTTLNMIGLPAYEPELTEYEDVIKVIQGAVSKLDCDDLEALNTQNRQAGIEALTEEQFLETKHGKVISKEPYWTIESMEQETPPVAFACSTGTDKPKILQGIKILELCRIIAGPTIGRILAEYGAEVIKVTSPNLPDVPFFQVDVNVGKHTTSLNLKNEQDRETFEALLRDADVILDGYRTNAIERLGYGPSNIAEMAKSRKKGYIYGSENCFGFNGQWADRAGWQQIADCASGVAWIHGKSLGLDEPLIPPFPMSDYGTGCMVAIAVLTAIYKRARYGGSYWCKSSLVQYDLLLLKQGLYPDDLWKESLTQHDKEIFNLRYCDSVDKISSTCLRSMKRIKPELFDDTVSEKKYMEEMDAPAFKGKIKVLKPVVEYSSTSVGFDCPSRPNGYDKPEWWK
- a CDS encoding DEHA2C14872p (some similarities with CA1085|IPF1038 Candida albicans) yields the protein MTKYAKELVSNKQLNSFVEAFYKQSDSKPPAEGDKYANYFAPEATLIMGANSANGLDEIRQLRQNIWASVSKRHHVVHNVAAVNDTDILLNGHVDYVLNDGSSSTKSWAAYIEFESPAQEKMKYYRVYI
- a CDS encoding DEHA2C14828p (similar to CA1544|IPF1040 Candida albicans) yields the protein MGFPEHSPGSIQNDYGIQKLEGPGRRSSMASKNGNHHNSVGQASSTVIQNNARSIPQNSRYLPRNLEPLLSFPIEEENQNNGHDRDSVDRSFRNMHQENAADDDMEDEYGLSNEDGKNTRLLRDSGGNLRYIGESSPLSLLFECRNIFYKTLGHTKFTDDPRRMSIVDQPGKLLSGIAIQLPTREECDILVSVFEENINHTFYVFNSNYLRHEIVDYIYKSPNRAPHNKLALLHLVLALGSLFADICPDYSIKELDYNDSAAYFESGSTLIRNSEDTGGLWVSEAYFLIYFYYQSTCKRSTSWLMLNMAIKNAQALGLHRRFINESFKDMRYVNHRRRLWQSLYICDRISSILLGRPLSIGDYDWDDVGSSAPQGPLRNNDDFRALCQMEMAKIAKINGKIVENFYGEGKINTNRAGKLAIELKKWSINLRSEIQIDRLLTWDETLSKDMYYALLLTHLSQLYGIVLLSRPFFMYSSFQKKQATEKVELTLTNFRNACIKASILTIKLIDYFLAKCPMRMESFTTINCCFNSALILGLQIMHEKVNEAQGKNTEYNLVLLMDTLDKARNTLSNYGPMSATSARFSDIIGNMQSSLKGKFSIPADNGAAQMQARIHATPTAATSMGFNDIGEKHLNGINTPAFNVAPGLDNLLDFQQFFLPPESTSPSNTETSDKQDMLDSFMYNLGNSDILFDNRI
- a CDS encoding DEHA2C14850p (similar to CA1086|IPF1039 Candida albicans), whose translation is MITTSIARTKNICYTIFETANSAESVIVFLHGLGSSQNFYYSTAKRLSSKHTCLVLDNNGAGRTPLSSPDISIESMGQDVFNLLLELDLSRRPLTLVGHSMSGMTVNYMNSEFKNKLEIKQNILLGPVHPTERMIEIFDQRIQSVQKSNSLSDIANSVSENAVGSNCTDLKRAFIRELVFGQNTDGYIANCGIISKAGLQSDAFLELYKKNEKRTLLILGEEDKTAPWDGCASVINDNLQNSQVYQLKGVGHWHAIEDDEKVLEAIESFIK